From Methanomicrobiales archaeon HGW-Methanomicrobiales-1, a single genomic window includes:
- a CDS encoding recombinase RecB: MLTGLKEHVTVSDLVRVHACPVRFYYEQGEPFSESDRYAVCKQLSYHLGTPLEVDVIWQEILSVSPTLDPSMKEFLELCITACNKSEWKPAVQTDVKAVSDKHGIVGMIDRIAADGTFSIVRAAGAMPFGTYSADRIRIACIAFCLEEMTGEEVKGGNVEYIPDGVSRFHEVQPRDRRQVIATIHKIKAIKDGEMPQHPLNAPCNRCKYNERCESSVGRRLSELL, encoded by the coding sequence ATCCTGACAGGGCTAAAGGAACATGTGACGGTCTCGGATCTGGTGCGGGTGCACGCGTGTCCGGTCCGGTTTTATTACGAACAGGGCGAGCCTTTCTCCGAATCCGACCGGTACGCGGTCTGCAAGCAGCTCTCGTACCATCTCGGAACCCCCCTAGAGGTGGACGTGATCTGGCAGGAGATCCTTTCGGTCTCCCCAACACTCGATCCGTCCATGAAGGAGTTCCTGGAACTCTGCATCACGGCCTGCAACAAAAGCGAATGGAAACCCGCGGTCCAGACCGATGTGAAGGCGGTCTCGGACAAGCATGGGATTGTCGGCATGATCGACCGCATCGCCGCCGATGGCACGTTCTCGATCGTCCGGGCGGCAGGAGCCATGCCGTTTGGCACCTATTCTGCCGACCGCATCCGGATTGCCTGTATCGCGTTCTGTCTGGAGGAGATGACCGGTGAGGAAGTAAAAGGCGGGAACGTGGAATATATCCCGGACGGTGTTTCCCGCTTCCACGAGGTCCAGCCCCGGGACCGCCGGCAGGTGATCGCGACGATCCATAAGATCAAAGCGATAAAGGACGGCGAGATGCCCCAGCACCCGTTGAACGCTCCCTGCAACCGGTGCAAGTACAATGAGCGGTGCGAGAGCAGTGTAGGCAGGCGCTTGTCCGAGCTGTTGTAA
- a CDS encoding DUF3467 domain-containing protein, which yields MTGQEISVNIPQTLDPVYSNMIQIAYKEDEFTFLFLHQLPQVNQARAKAIVSITPTHAKNLLAVLTKTMADYEGKFGTIAPKEPQGPQSVTTLSGYS from the coding sequence ATGACAGGACAGGAAATATCAGTCAATATCCCGCAGACACTCGATCCGGTGTACAGCAACATGATCCAGATCGCGTACAAGGAAGACGAGTTCACGTTCCTCTTCCTCCACCAGTTGCCGCAGGTAAACCAGGCCCGGGCAAAGGCCATCGTCTCGATCACGCCCACCCACGCCAAGAACCTGCTCGCGGTGCTGACCAAGACCATGGCCGATTACGAAGGAAAGTTCGGCACCATTGCTCCCAAGGAGCCGCAGGGCCCCCAGAGCGTCACCACCCTGAGTGGGTATTCCTAA
- the sixA gene encoding phosphohistidine phosphatase SixA yields the protein MVTGNWQPAHEPFSIPTSISPNVDIYILRHGRAEKRAPSIEGDTGRALTGQGRTEILGVAEFLASRDVVFGCIATSPYVRAMETAQIVAKALGKRGILMQWEELTPGSSIEALESRISGRPEEESLLIVGHEPLLGEFTGYMITAGHDAAIAFGKGGLAKIRNARLDPVSGELQWLLTVRQILSMK from the coding sequence CTGGTAACTGGCAACTGGCAGCCGGCACACGAACCTTTTTCTATTCCCACTTCCATCTCACCAAACGTGGATATCTATATTCTGAGGCACGGCCGGGCAGAGAAGCGTGCCCCGTCTATCGAAGGCGATACCGGGCGGGCGCTGACCGGGCAGGGGCGCACCGAGATTCTCGGGGTTGCCGAGTTCCTCGCATCCCGCGATGTCGTGTTCGGCTGCATAGCCACGAGCCCGTACGTGCGGGCAATGGAAACCGCCCAGATCGTAGCAAAAGCACTCGGCAAGCGGGGGATTCTAATGCAGTGGGAGGAGCTGACGCCTGGATCGAGCATCGAGGCGCTGGAATCCCGCATATCGGGCCGACCTGAGGAGGAGTCGCTGCTCATTGTGGGGCATGAGCCGCTGTTAGGTGAGTTCACCGGTTACATGATCACGGCGGGACATGATGCTGCCATCGCTTTTGGCAAAGGCGGGCTGGCAAAGATCCGGAATGCCCGGCTTGACCCGGTGAGCGGGGAGTTGCAGTGGCTGCTTACTGTGCGGCAGATACTGAGTATGAAATAG